The Streptomyces rimosus genomic interval GCGGAAGAAGAGCAGGGCGCTCATCGCGTCCTCGTAGTGGGACGCGGCGTCCGCGCCGGTCCGGGACATCGCGTGACCGTGCCGGTCACTCACCGTTCGCGGCATCATCATCGGCTCCTTGCGACACTCTGGCGTCACCCCGTCCCCCGCCTTACCTTGGCAGCGGTAGGAATTCTGTTCGATCACCTTGTCATGTCCTGGACTTGCAACCACAGACAAGAGGTGCGCCTTGTTCCTTCCCCACAGACCGGCCCGCCCATACCGCGGCAGGGCCGGCAGGCTGGGTGTTCTCGCCCTCCTCCTCGGTGTCCTGGCCACCGTCGCCGCAGGCCCCGCGCGGGCGCTCCCCGAGGCCGCGCCCGCGGTACGGGCCCCGCTCGTGCAGCCCGTCGACCCGCAGAACTGGCGCAATCCCGACGACATGACCTGGGCCGAGCACCGCGCGGTCCCGGGCACCAACTGGGCCGATCCGGCCGTCAAGCCCACCAAGCGCATGTTCAAGGGCGCGCTCGTCCTGCTCGACTACCCGGACGAGGACTTCAGCGTCACCCGGCCCGCCGGATCGACCGTCTTCGGCAACCCGCAGCCCAGCGCCCACGACATCCCGCGCGCCCAGGTCCCCGCGTTCTACCGGGACTTCCTCAACAAGCCGGGCGCGCTCAACCACGGCCACACCATCAACGAGTACTGGATGGAGGACTCCGGCGGCCGGCTCGGCGTCGAGCTGACCTCGTTCGGCGTCTACCGGATGCCGTACAAGTCGTACCAGTACGGCATCGAGCCGTCGATGAACCCCGGCGCCTGCCCCGTCGGCGACAGCTGCGGCAAGAACATCCGCACGGACGGCAAGGCGGCCTGGGTCGCCGACGTGGGCAGCGCGGAGACCAAGAAGTACGACTTCGTCTTCTACCTGACGGCGGGCCAGGACGAGTCCGCCGCCTGGCAGGAGTTCGGGCAGATGAAGTTCGCCTCGCCGCAGGACGTGCCGGCGGCGTTCGGGCCGCCCTCCCCCATCCAGGGCGGCGGCAACGCGGCCCGCACCCGCTACGTGCCGTGGACCTCCTGGAAGGCCGCCGCCCGCATCTGGCCCAACGCCGAGACCGGCTCCTCCACCCAGGCCGAGAGCTCCGGCATGGCCGTGTACGCGCACGAGTTCAGCCACATCCTGGGCATCGCGGACAACTACAACAACCCGTACGGCACCCCGCTGCGCCGCGCCTACACCGGCATCTGGAGCATGCTCTCGCGCGGCTCCTTCAACGGGCCGGGCGGCCCGCACACCCGCTGGCAGATTCCGGCCGCCAACGGCGCCTCGATGGGCTCGCAGCACGTCCTGCGCGACAAGCTCAAGCTCGGCATCGTGGACGAGAAGAACGTGCTGCGCCTGGACCGGGACGCCCTGAAGACGTCCGGGGTCGCCGTCGCCCGGGTCACCGCGCGCTCCGCGCCGCCCGGCGACAAGGGCCTGTCCGGCGTGAACATCACCATGGGCCGGGACCTGGCGCCGCCCTGCTCCACCGAGACGGACCCGCTGTGCGACGGCGGCGGCTACGACAACTACACCGTCGAGGTCGTCGACCGGATGGGCATGGACTCCTTCACGCCGGACCACGGGGTACTGCTCAGCAAGACCAAGAACGAGGACCGGGCGCCGTTCGCCTGGGTGATCGACGCCCATCCGGAGGACATCCGCATGGTGGACTTCCGGCGCCCCGACGGCACCCCGCAGATGATCACCATGGGCGACTACCGGCAGCTCAGCGACGCGCTGTTCCACGCGGGCGCGGACTCCGGCAGCCAGTACGAGTACGTCGACCGGGCCAACCGGCTGCACTTCTACGTCCTGGACATCCAACGGGACAAGAAGGGCATCCTCAGCTACACCGTCGCCGTACGGTCCCTGGACGGCGCGGGCCCGCAGCGCCGCGGCGTGAAACTGCGTCAGGGCACCGCGTTCGGCGCGCCCGCCAAGGGCCGGGCCGTGTGCTCCTTCCCGCTGACCAACACCGGGCGGCCGGGCAAGGGCGGCGCGCACCTGGACTCGGACGTGTACCGGCTGACGGCCACCGCCGCCGG includes:
- a CDS encoding M6 family metalloprotease domain-containing protein — its product is MFLPHRPARPYRGRAGRLGVLALLLGVLATVAAGPARALPEAAPAVRAPLVQPVDPQNWRNPDDMTWAEHRAVPGTNWADPAVKPTKRMFKGALVLLDYPDEDFSVTRPAGSTVFGNPQPSAHDIPRAQVPAFYRDFLNKPGALNHGHTINEYWMEDSGGRLGVELTSFGVYRMPYKSYQYGIEPSMNPGACPVGDSCGKNIRTDGKAAWVADVGSAETKKYDFVFYLTAGQDESAAWQEFGQMKFASPQDVPAAFGPPSPIQGGGNAARTRYVPWTSWKAAARIWPNAETGSSTQAESSGMAVYAHEFSHILGIADNYNNPYGTPLRRAYTGIWSMLSRGSFNGPGGPHTRWQIPAANGASMGSQHVLRDKLKLGIVDEKNVLRLDRDALKTSGVAVARVTARSAPPGDKGLSGVNITMGRDLAPPCSTETDPLCDGGGYDNYTVEVVDRMGMDSFTPDHGVLLSKTKNEDRAPFAWVIDAHPEDIRMVDFRRPDGTPQMITMGDYRQLSDALFHAGADSGSQYEYVDRANRLHFYVLDIQRDKKGILSYTVAVRSLDGAGPQRRGVKLRQGTAFGAPAKGRAVCSFPLTNTGRPGKGGAHLDSDVYRLTATAAGRGWSAWLPNRLATARSGSTVSVPVAVTAEPGAARHGRVVLKARSESDPRKSVGATCTLGR